From the genome of Caldilineales bacterium:
CCTCCCCAGCTTCGGTCGCGTCCAGCGCCTCTTCGGCGCCCAAAAAGGACTCGAGCACAGCCAGGGCCTGCTGGGGCACGATCAGGGTGTCGTGGCCCAGGATGTCGCGTACGTTCAGATAGGGAGCGTGCAAGGTCTTGACATGGGGCAAGTTGCGGGCCGCCAGTTCGACATTGGTGTTCCGTTCGGGCAGCAGCACCAGGGCGCTGCGGTTCACGTTCAGGGCCGCCAACATCTGGGCGATGTCTTTGGTGCGGGGCACGGCGACTTCGAGACGGTCGAGGACGATCACCTGCTGATCCTGCGCCTTCACACTCAGGGCCGAACGCAACGCCAGCCGGCGCATCTTGCGTGGCATTTTCTGCGTGTAGGAGCGGGGGTGCGGGCCGAAGACG
Proteins encoded in this window:
- the rplD gene encoding 50S ribosomal protein L4; translated protein: MQGQEVGAVDLPDAIFASEINQAVMHQALVRQLANRRLGTHNTKTRSDVSGGGRKPWRQKGTGRARQGSTRAPHWRGGGVVFGPHPRSYTQKMPRKMRRLALRSALSVKAQDQQVIVLDRLEVAVPRTKDIAQMLAALNVNRSALVLLPERNTNVELAARNLPHVKTLHAPYLNVRDILGHDTLIVPQQALAVLESFLGAEEALDATEAGEE